A DNA window from Trichomycterus rosablanca isolate fTriRos1 chromosome 11, fTriRos1.hap1, whole genome shotgun sequence contains the following coding sequences:
- the LOC134323158 gene encoding uncharacterized protein LOC134323158 produces the protein MRMIIKMIDPEGVQLRRARRLRRRQYCNRGPNALWHMDSYDKLKPYGIAINGCIDGFSRHVMWMEAYNTNNDPKVIAGYWISTVTRIGGCPQRLRADPGTENGHVREMQMFLRRNHSDPYAGERSFIYGCSTANQRIESWWGILRKQSGQFWMDIFQTLRDDGHFSGDFLDRNLIQFCFLNLIQEELDEVVRTWNSHQIRSRPGIPGGRPILMYCMPQIYGAGEDKLKYVLPEEVTVCKEECTPKSQFPCDETVFELCALLIDENGWDAPVDAYHAAELYILLRNQILDNI, from the exons ATGAGAATGATCATCAAAATGATCGATCCCGAAGGAGTGCAACTCCGGCGCGCTCGGCGTCTGCGCCGTCGCCAGTACTGCAACCGAGGCCCCAACGCTTTATGGCatatggactcgtacgataaactaaagccttatggcattgctataaatggttgcattgacggaTTTAGTCgccatgtcatgtggatggaggcGTACAACACGAATAACGACCCAAAAGTAATTGCGGGTTATTGGATAAGCACAGTAACGCGCATTGGAGGCTGCCCTCAGCGCCtgcgtgccgatccaggtactgagaatgGGCATGTGAGGGAAATGCAGATGTTTTTACGCAGAAATCACTCGGACCCTTACGCAGGAGAGAGAAGTTTCATTTATGGATGCAGCACGGCAAACCAACGCATAGAATCGTGGTGGGGCATTCTGCGTAAACAAAGTGGACAGTTCTGGATGGACATTTTCCAGACGCTCAGAGATGATGGACATTTTTCCGGTGACTTCTTGGACAGAAATCTGATACAGTTCTGCTTCCTTAACCTAATTCAG GAGGAACTAGACGAAGTTGTGAGGACATGGAACTCCCATCAAATAAGGTCAAGGCCAGGAATTCCAGGAGGACGCCCaattttaatgtactgtatgcCACAGATTTATGGTGCAGGGGAGGACAAACTCAAATATGTGCTTCCAGAAGAGGTCACTGTTTGCAAAGAGGAATGCACCCCAAAATCCCAGTTCCCCTGTGATGAAACAGTCTTTGAGCTCTGTGCTCTTCTTATTGATGAAAATGGCTGGGATGCTCCTGTTGATGCATACCATGCAGCTGAACTGTACATTCTCTTAAGAAATCAAATACTAGATAATATCTAG